From Solea senegalensis isolate Sse05_10M linkage group LG16, IFAPA_SoseM_1, whole genome shotgun sequence:
ATTAGTCGTTCTACAGCGatccatttttaatgaaattgtacatactgtaggttttctttcatttgcttGATATTTGTAGTCGCAATTGTCCACGTCGTGtgttgtcacttgtttgtgtttctttctctgcttttttttccctgtgctGCATCTGATGACTTTAAGcatattcataataaaaatatttacatttaatctcTCATGCCTTATGTCGTACATGAAGTTGAGAGTTGTCTGTGAGATGACTTTATGAGCCTGTAGATGAGAACAAATGCTCAGCATAATCAGCTGCTTGACACAGTTTGGTCTGGTGTagatccgtcttctaccgctttagcCACATGAGGCTTGCCGGTAATTTAATATTCACTGTAAATAGAAAGTTAAGGTTTCTCTTCAGCAGTGGTTTTGTTGGCTTCGTCACGGCCTctataatacaaaaaaaatgttaattgtgtttttctcccaatgatgtgatgtaaaaactgtgagaataaataaatttacCTCAGAAATGTCAGCTCTGTCAGAAGACCATCTTTAAGAGCCTCCAAATATTCCTCGGATTTTCTTTGAACTTCAAACTCCACTTCCAGTTCCCTTAGGGTTTCTCTTAATGTTTCCACAGTCTCCTGTGGgggaaaagaaacatttaaacaactACATATCTCATGTCTGACTTGACTGCAGTCACTGTACCTTGTGCTGTGTGTTGCTGTCatgcctctccctctccatgAGAGAGATCCTCTGTTCCAGACAGGATCTCTGCACTTCCAGTCTCTGGATGTCCTCTCTCAGTGGGCCCAGTCTGGCCCTCAGGTCCTTCGCCTGCTCCCTGCTCTTTCTCAAAGCCTCCTCTCCAAGCTGCCGCCTCTTCAGCAGGGCCAGGAGCCGAGGCTCGTACCAGCCTTCCAGTGCCGTCACGCTGCCACTGAGCCGCCGCTGGAGCCTGACGGAAGCTTGGCGGCACTGGCTGACGTCAGTCATGGCCCTGGGTCTGCAGGGCTTTGTGATCTGGTCCTTCAGAGAGTTAAACTGGTTTCGGTGAAGCTCTGGGAGCTGGGACAACTCCTGGATCAGATTTTGGATGCGAGCCTCGAGTTCTTCCTATGGTCAGATTGagaaatacatactgtacttcATATGCATACAGGAAAAATTGCTCATGAttagattgaaaaaaaatatttttaaataagatttgtttatttagttcTTTATTAAATGAACAGACAAAAGGACTATAAGTATAAGATACATTGACTTTTTCATTAGTACAGAGTAGAGTCAATTATGTACACATTTCCATAAAGTAACATTTTCTTAATATATATTTAGGCACATTTGAGCCTGACAGTATTCAATTTTAATTCTGGCATGTGTTCAAAGATGTTACACTAAGTGCTAAATGTAAGATGTACACCTATgcataattgtattttaatttattttatatacatgttTTGTATTCAAttgaattaattatttttgcatGTAGTTATAATGGTATGTGTCTTGTGTTGGAATGCAGTAGTTTTCAGAAGATCCACCAGCAAATCTGTGGTTCTTACCTGAGTAACTGCAGACTGAGCCACCTCATACTCCTGTTTGGCCAGTGTCACCTGGCTCTGGATGCAGTCTCTGGCTGCTGCAAACAGTTTCCTCTTCACCCGCTGCACTTCTTCAAACACAGACGTGTAATCCAGCTGAGATAGCGTGAGCAGCTTCTGTGCCTCCACCAGCTTTCTTCTCAGGTGCTCCACAACTCGCAGGAAGGGCTCCTGCAGGCGGAGGAGCTCGCGTACCAGCTCgtccctctgctcctccagaCAAGACACTTTCTGGATGCAGTGCTCAAAAAGCCGCCCCAAGTTGTCCATGACCACCTGGTCCATTTCCTTCGTTGGGTATTGGGTGCACTCATCCAGGAGAAAGGCTGTCTCTGATTCAGAGTCAGCGTAGTTGTTTACTGTGATCTCGTCATCAAATTTCATTTGTTCCATGGGCGAGTCATCGTTTGATGCCATGTCTTTTTCACCCACTATTGTTCCTTCATTGTCCATGAGCTGATTAGAAGTTTTGTTTGAGACAAGTGTcattaatcagattaaaaagaaataagtgATGAGGATGAGAATCAGCCATTTGTTACTGTCAGATTTGCATAACAAAGACATTCAGTGTTGATGTAATTAAATCAAAAGGCTACAAGCCTTGAATCTGTCTGGAAAGGAAATCAAAGGAAGACCTTAAAACCCATCAGATACTTGCACTGATTAGTATGAATTCATATGAATTCATATTTCTACTCACTTTGTTTGGAGATGACAGTCCAGAGGGTGCAGACAGCGATGGACACAGTTTGGTTTCGATTGAGAGGCAGATGAGTTGTGTATCGGTCTCTAGAAAAACATAGAcacactttgtgtttatttatatcacTGGGGTCGCAGGGGAAAGTCTATGTAAGACTCTCATACCCCACATGGGATCTCAAACTATGTCATAGCTGAGGTCTGACTGGCCTACATGCCCTGGATGCATCAGCTGACACAAGTCTCAACCAGCCTGTGCCACATGGAGCTACTGCACTATATTTACACagcctgtttttatgtgtgtctaAGAAGGTGCATCGGGGCCATGACACTGGAGTTTCCTCCATATGGTTCCcatacagtgtttgtttactgtctGGCAATCTCCTCACTGACAAAGGGAAACAAACAAGGGCATTTTAGGATAAGTTGTAAACAGGCATGGTGTGTCACCCATATCCATGTGATGTtgtgtaattgtttgtttttttgcatgtaaTATTTTGATtgagacaaataaatcaatccatcctttttttttcaaactccCATAGATAGTGTATATTTATTTCCATTATATAAGAATGCTGTGCAATTGTTACCCGTCCCCAAGCACCTCTACATTATGTTCATCTGTGAGTTGGGCAAAAATTCTAATCCGATAAatcctgtatttgtttgtttgtcactaaatgtcagtgttttgagGACACATGGTTTTCATAGGGCAAAGACGAATGTGTACactgtttgtatatatattatattattctaATATAATCTTTTGAACACATTTCCAGTGTTGCACAGGGCCTTGAATCTATCTTTCTGTATGAATAgtgatttatataaaaaaaacttgccTTATCAGTAATATGACCTACATACATGTTACACAtccagatagatagatatagacgatagatagatagctttctgtttgtgtttatttattcaattatgttagcttg
This genomic window contains:
- the LOC122783471 gene encoding syncoilin-like isoform X2 produces the protein MDNEGTIVGEKDMASNDDSPMEQMKFDDEITVNNYADSESETAFLLDECTQYPTKEMDQVVMDNLGRLFEHCIQKVSCLEEQRDELVRELLRLQEPFLRVVEHLRRKLVEAQKLLTLSQLDYTSVFEEVQRVKRKLFAAARDCIQSQVTLAKQEYEVAQSAVTQEELEARIQNLIQELSQLPELHRNQFNSLKDQITKPCRPRAMTDVSQCRQASVRLQRRLSGSVTALEGWYEPRLLALLKRRQLGEEALRKSREQAKDLRARLGPLREDIQRLEVQRSCLEQRISLMERERHDSNTQHKETVETLRETLRELEVEFEVQRKSEEYLEALKDGLLTELTFLRGRDEANKTTAEEKP
- the LOC122783471 gene encoding syncoilin-like isoform X1; protein product: MTLVSNKTSNQLMDNEGTIVGEKDMASNDDSPMEQMKFDDEITVNNYADSESETAFLLDECTQYPTKEMDQVVMDNLGRLFEHCIQKVSCLEEQRDELVRELLRLQEPFLRVVEHLRRKLVEAQKLLTLSQLDYTSVFEEVQRVKRKLFAAARDCIQSQVTLAKQEYEVAQSAVTQEELEARIQNLIQELSQLPELHRNQFNSLKDQITKPCRPRAMTDVSQCRQASVRLQRRLSGSVTALEGWYEPRLLALLKRRQLGEEALRKSREQAKDLRARLGPLREDIQRLEVQRSCLEQRISLMERERHDSNTQHKETVETLRETLRELEVEFEVQRKSEEYLEALKDGLLTELTFLRGRDEANKTTAEEKP